The following coding sequences are from one Chromatiales bacterium window:
- the prfB gene encoding peptide chain release factor 2 (programmed frameshift) translates to MAEINELKAQIADLRGRSTSLRGYLDFDTKSERLTEVLRELEDPAIWAAPERAQALGRERAQLEQVVETLGNVGAAVSDAGELLEMAAAEGDLDTIESVAADLDRIESSIAALEFQRMFAGEMDIANAFLDIQAGSGGTEAQDWAEMLLRMYLRWGEQRGFATELIEVSPGEVAGIKSATIRFEGDYAYGWLRTETGVHRLVRKSPFDSGNRRHTSFAAVFVSPEIDDDVEIEIDPSDLRIDVYRASGAGGQHVNRTESAVRITHNPSGIVVQCQSDRSQHKNKSTAMKQLKAKLYELEMQKKREQAQALEDSKSDIGWGSQIRSYVLDQSRIKDLRTRHETGNTQAVLDGDLDPFIEASLKAGL, encoded by the exons GTGGCCGAGATCAACGAACTCAAGGCGCAGATCGCCGACCTCAGAGGGCGCTCCACGTCCCTCAGGGGGTATCTT GACTTCGACACCAAGAGCGAGCGACTGACCGAGGTCCTGCGCGAACTGGAAGACCCCGCAATCTGGGCGGCCCCCGAGCGTGCTCAGGCACTCGGGCGCGAACGCGCCCAGCTCGAACAGGTCGTCGAAACCCTGGGCAATGTCGGCGCAGCCGTGTCCGATGCGGGCGAACTGCTCGAGATGGCCGCCGCCGAGGGCGACCTGGACACGATCGAATCCGTCGCGGCGGACCTGGACCGCATCGAATCCTCCATTGCCGCGCTGGAGTTCCAGCGCATGTTTGCCGGCGAGATGGACATCGCCAACGCGTTCCTCGACATCCAGGCCGGTTCGGGTGGCACCGAAGCCCAGGACTGGGCCGAGATGCTGCTGCGCATGTACCTGCGCTGGGGTGAACAGCGCGGCTTCGCCACCGAGCTCATCGAGGTCTCACCGGGCGAGGTCGCAGGTATCAAGAGCGCCACGATACGATTCGAAGGCGACTACGCCTACGGCTGGCTGCGCACCGAGACCGGCGTGCATCGCCTCGTGCGCAAGTCGCCGTTCGATTCCGGTAACCGGCGGCATACCTCGTTCGCGGCCGTGTTCGTATCGCCCGAGATCGATGACGATGTGGAGATCGAGATCGACCCTTCGGACCTGCGCATCGACGTCTACCGCGCATCCGGCGCGGGTGGCCAGCATGTCAACCGGACCGAATCGGCCGTGCGCATCACGCACAATCCGAGTGGCATCGTCGTGCAGTGCCAGAGCGACCGCTCCCAGCACAAGAACAAGTCCACGGCGATGAAGCAGCTCAAGGCCAAGCTCTACGAGCTCGAAATGCAGAAGAAGCGCGAACAGGCCCAGGCGCTCGAAGACAGCAAGTCCGACATCGGCTGGGGCAGTCAGATTCGTTCCTACGTGCTGGACCAGTCGCGCATCAAGGACCTGCGCACACGCCACGAAACCGGCAACACGCAGGCCGTGCTCGACGGCGATCTCGACCCGTTCATCGAGGCCAGCCTCAAGGCCGGCCTTTAA
- a CDS encoding DM13 domain-containing protein produces the protein MRYFWTFLVALALGGAGGFAGGIFAYPFLFQADIVAEEPLPGSAGGRPLAQGRFIHADPGDRLHWGRGRISLYDGLVRLEDDFEVGPGPAYHLYLVPEETVTPATDVAASMYVDLGRLRAFKGSQNYRIPAGVDPRQYPNVVVWCEHFGVLISPARLLFEGAV, from the coding sequence ATGCGATATTTCTGGACGTTTCTGGTCGCACTCGCGCTAGGCGGCGCAGGGGGCTTTGCCGGCGGCATCTTTGCCTATCCGTTTCTGTTCCAGGCCGACATCGTCGCCGAGGAACCCCTGCCGGGCAGTGCGGGGGGACGACCGCTCGCGCAGGGCCGCTTCATCCACGCCGACCCCGGCGATCGTCTGCACTGGGGGCGCGGCCGGATCAGTCTCTACGATGGACTGGTGCGTCTGGAAGACGACTTCGAGGTCGGCCCGGGGCCGGCTTATCACCTCTACCTCGTGCCGGAGGAAACGGTCACCCCGGCTACGGATGTCGCCGCCAGCATGTACGTCGATCTCGGCCGCTTACGCGCGTTCAAGGGCAGCCAGAACTACCGCATCCCGGCAGGCGTGGATCCGCGGCAGTATCCAAACGTCGTCGTGTGGTGCGAGCACTTCGGCGTGCTGATTTCCCCGGCGCGACTGCTGTTCGAAGGCGCGGTGTAG
- the fabD gene encoding ACP S-malonyltransferase — MTSESQAKLAFVFPGQGSQSVGMLDALRSASPTVENTFAEASEALGFDLGALVRNGPAEDLNRTENTQPAMLTAGVAIWREWRERGGAVPGSMAGHSLGEYTALVCAGALEFVTAVKLVAERGRLMQQAVPEGQGAMAAILGLSDDGVRELCHNSAQGEVCQPVNFNAPGQIVIAGTASAVQRALDSARDAGAKRALRLPVSVPSHCSLMESAAERLADRLAATEFTKPKIRVLHNADVSAAGDADAIRKRLAEQLHKPVRWVEIIRQIAASGVRNVVECGPGKVLIGLNKRIEPELAAHAIFDPDSVKETIEAIANA; from the coding sequence ATGACGAGCGAATCTCAAGCAAAACTCGCGTTCGTTTTTCCGGGTCAGGGCTCACAATCCGTCGGCATGCTGGACGCCCTGCGCTCCGCGAGCCCGACGGTCGAAAACACCTTTGCGGAGGCCTCCGAAGCGCTCGGTTTCGACCTCGGTGCGCTGGTGCGCAATGGGCCGGCCGAAGACCTCAACCGCACCGAGAATACCCAGCCGGCCATGCTGACCGCCGGCGTGGCGATTTGGCGCGAATGGCGCGAGCGCGGCGGCGCCGTCCCCGGCAGCATGGCCGGGCACAGTCTCGGCGAGTACACGGCGCTGGTGTGTGCCGGCGCACTGGAGTTCGTCACTGCGGTCAAGCTCGTCGCCGAACGCGGTCGGCTCATGCAGCAGGCCGTGCCCGAAGGGCAGGGTGCGATGGCCGCAATCCTGGGCCTGAGCGATGACGGAGTACGCGAGCTTTGCCACAACAGTGCGCAGGGTGAGGTCTGCCAACCGGTGAATTTCAACGCGCCGGGGCAGATCGTGATTGCCGGCACGGCATCCGCGGTGCAGCGTGCGCTGGATTCGGCCCGCGACGCCGGTGCGAAGCGCGCACTGAGGCTACCGGTCAGCGTGCCGTCACACTGTTCGCTGATGGAGTCCGCGGCCGAGCGTCTGGCTGACCGCCTCGCCGCAACCGAGTTCACGAAGCCGAAGATTCGCGTGCTGCACAACGCGGATGTCTCCGCGGCGGGCGACGCGGACGCGATTCGCAAGCGTCTGGCCGAACAGCTGCACAAACCGGTGCGCTGGGTCGAGATCATTCGCCAGATCGCGGCCAGCGGTGTGCGCAACGTTGTCGAGTGTGGTCCGGGCAAGGTCCTGATCGGGCTCAACAAGCGCATCGAACCGGAACTCGCCGCCCACGCGATATTCGATCCCGACTCCGTGAAGGAAACGATCGAGGCGATTGCCAATGCTTGA
- the rpmF gene encoding 50S ribosomal protein L32 — protein MAVQQNRKTRSKRGMRRAHDSLGAPTVSIDKTSGETHLRHHVTRDGFYRGRKAVPGIDD, from the coding sequence ATGGCCGTTCAACAGAATCGCAAGACCCGCTCCAAGCGCGGCATGCGGCGCGCCCATGACTCACTGGGCGCACCGACCGTGTCGATCGACAAGACCAGCGGCGAGACGCATCTGCGTCACCACGTCACGCGTGACGGCTTCTATCGCGGTCGCAAGGCCGTTCCGGGCATCGACGACTGA
- a CDS encoding molecular chaperone DnaJ, with protein MGRLLLLIAFALGVILAIHWFIRTPPKQALRTFKRAGLVAAGVILIALAATGRLSWLFALIGSALAFLPRLLPLLRYVPLFKGLYHWIQSNRRARAAAAGARPGISSVASRYLRMELDHTSGELDGEVIDGSQYGMRLADLDRAALERLWAEIADDADSRALLRSYLERRFSGWSPSGGDGERRDTGGDGSMSPTEARAILGVAEDADRDAIVTAHRRLMQRVHPDRGGSDFLAAKINQAKDVLVGKR; from the coding sequence ATGGGTCGACTCCTGCTGCTGATTGCGTTTGCGCTGGGCGTGATTCTCGCGATCCACTGGTTCATCCGTACGCCGCCCAAGCAGGCGCTGCGCACCTTCAAGCGGGCGGGACTTGTCGCCGCTGGCGTGATCCTCATCGCGTTGGCGGCCACCGGGCGGCTGTCGTGGCTGTTTGCGCTGATCGGCTCGGCACTGGCGTTTCTGCCACGGCTGCTGCCGTTGCTGCGCTACGTGCCGCTGTTCAAGGGCCTATACCACTGGATTCAGTCCAATCGCCGCGCACGGGCGGCGGCGGCCGGGGCCCGACCGGGCATCTCTTCGGTGGCCTCACGCTATCTGCGCATGGAGCTGGATCACACGAGCGGCGAACTCGATGGCGAAGTCATCGACGGCTCACAGTACGGCATGCGTCTCGCCGACCTGGATCGCGCGGCGCTCGAACGCCTCTGGGCGGAGATTGCCGACGACGCGGACTCGCGTGCGCTGCTGCGCAGTTACCTGGAACGACGCTTCTCGGGGTGGTCGCCCAGCGGCGGCGATGGCGAGCGACGCGATACCGGCGGGGACGGGTCGATGTCACCGACCGAGGCGCGAGCGATCCTCGGCGTGGCGGAAGATGCGGATCGGGATGCGATCGTCACCGCGCATCGCCGGCTAATGCAGCGGGTCCACCCCGATCGCGGCGGATCGGATTTTCTCGCCGCCAAGATCAATCAGGCCAAGGACGTGCTGGTCGGCAAACGCTGA
- the acpP gene encoding acyl carrier protein, with product MSSIEDRVKKIVVEQLNVKEEEVTLEASFVDDLGADSLDTVELVMALEEEFECEIPDEEAENITTVQQAVDYIKAQKG from the coding sequence ATGAGCAGCATTGAAGATCGCGTCAAGAAGATCGTTGTCGAACAGCTCAACGTCAAAGAGGAGGAGGTCACTCTGGAGGCATCGTTCGTCGATGACCTCGGCGCCGACTCGCTGGATACGGTGGAGCTGGTCATGGCCCTGGAAGAGGAATTCGAGTGCGAAATCCCCGATGAAGAGGCCGAGAACATCACGACGGTGCAGCAGGCCGTCGACTACATCAAGGCCCAGAAGGGCTGA
- a CDS encoding SEC-C domain-containing protein: MSETCPCGSGKTFDACCGPILAGGQAATPEALMRARYTAYVRMQLAFLGDSLHPEHRDDYDPDATRRWAEQAEWLGLEVIGSQLRGDDDGMVEFIARYREKGVPRKYHERAVFKRSDGRWYFVDGRMVSPPTVTRETPKVGRNDPCPCGSGKKYKKCCGQAQAQR; encoded by the coding sequence ATGAGCGAAACCTGTCCCTGCGGGTCTGGAAAGACGTTTGACGCATGTTGTGGACCGATCCTGGCAGGCGGCCAGGCGGCCACGCCCGAAGCGCTCATGCGCGCGCGCTACACGGCCTATGTGCGGATGCAACTCGCATTCCTGGGTGATTCATTGCACCCGGAACACCGCGACGACTACGACCCGGACGCGACCCGGCGCTGGGCCGAGCAGGCCGAATGGCTTGGCCTGGAGGTGATCGGCTCGCAGCTGCGCGGTGACGATGACGGCATGGTCGAATTCATCGCGCGCTACCGCGAAAAGGGTGTCCCGCGCAAATACCACGAACGTGCCGTATTCAAGCGCAGCGACGGTCGCTGGTACTTTGTTGACGGACGCATGGTTTCGCCGCCGACCGTCACCCGCGAGACGCCCAAGGTCGGGCGCAACGATCCATGTCCGTGCGGCAGCGGCAAGAAATACAAGAAGTGCTGCGGGCAGGCGCAGGCTCAACGTTAG
- the plsX gene encoding phosphate acyltransferase PlsX, which produces MPAVIRVAVDAMGGDCGPPATVPAALDVLARHADLELLLVGREDVIREQLGPGDRPRVSIVHASEVVSMDDLPSHALRKKKDSSMRVAINLVQDGRADACVSAGNTGALMATARFVLKTLPGIDRPAIMTALPTTKGCFHMLDLGANVDSTAEHLFQFAVMGSELVTAVHGLARPRVGLLNIGEEEIKGNDQVKHAHELLSRSNLNYVGFVEGDRIYTGAADVVVCDGFVGNVALKSSEGVAKMIAHFLRESFTASWLSRLSALAAMPSLKRLRDRIDPRHYNGASLLGLKGIVIKSHGSADRIAFANAIRIAMKEVRERVPERIGAEVAAQLATAGAEA; this is translated from the coding sequence ATGCCCGCAGTCATCCGTGTCGCCGTGGACGCCATGGGTGGCGACTGCGGTCCGCCCGCGACCGTTCCGGCCGCGCTGGACGTGCTTGCCAGGCACGCCGATCTGGAACTGCTGCTGGTCGGGCGCGAGGATGTCATCCGCGAACAGCTCGGGCCCGGCGACCGCCCGCGCGTGTCGATCGTGCATGCCAGCGAGGTCGTCAGCATGGACGACCTGCCATCGCATGCACTGCGCAAGAAGAAGGACTCATCAATGCGCGTCGCGATCAATCTGGTCCAGGACGGGCGGGCGGATGCCTGCGTGAGTGCGGGCAACACCGGCGCCCTGATGGCGACCGCGCGCTTCGTGCTCAAGACCCTGCCCGGTATCGACCGACCCGCGATCATGACGGCCCTGCCGACCACGAAGGGCTGTTTCCACATGCTGGACCTCGGCGCCAACGTCGACTCGACGGCCGAGCACCTGTTTCAGTTCGCGGTGATGGGTTCGGAGCTTGTCACCGCCGTACACGGGCTCGCGCGACCGCGAGTCGGCCTGCTGAACATTGGCGAAGAAGAGATCAAGGGCAATGATCAGGTCAAGCATGCCCACGAACTGCTGAGCCGCTCGAATCTCAACTACGTCGGTTTTGTCGAAGGCGATCGCATCTACACGGGTGCGGCGGATGTCGTGGTTTGTGATGGATTCGTCGGCAACGTTGCATTGAAAAGCAGTGAGGGCGTGGCGAAAATGATCGCGCATTTCCTGCGCGAGAGTTTCACCGCGAGCTGGCTGTCGCGGCTGTCCGCTCTGGCTGCGATGCCGAGCCTGAAACGTTTGCGCGACCGCATCGATCCGCGCCACTACAACGGTGCCAGCCTGCTGGGCCTGAAGGGTATCGTCATCAAGAGTCACGGCAGCGCAGACCGCATCGCTTTCGCCAACGCCATCCGGATCGCGATGAAGGAAGTGCGCGAACGCGTCCCCGAGCGCATTGGTGCCGAAGTCGCGGCACAGCTCGCCACGGCAGGAGCAGAGGCTTGA
- a CDS encoding ketoacyl-ACP synthase III translates to MYSRILGTGGYLPERVLTNADLEKMVETSDEWIQERTGIRERHVAADGETTCDLAEHASRRAIEAAGIKPADIDLIVLATTTPDKIFPSTACLLQARLDIHGCPAFDIQAVCTGFVYALSVADKFIRGGAARTALVIGAETLSRIVDWTDRGTCVLFGDGAGAVVLGASDTPGILSTHLHADGAYEQLLHVPAGISLGYERMKAGEAYVEMRGNEVFKMAVNTLGRIVDETLEANSMTKADIDWLVPHQANKRIIAATARKLDMALDRVVLTVGEHGNTSAASVPLALDVAVRDGRIQRGETLLLEAFGGGFTWGSALCKF, encoded by the coding sequence ATCTACTCGCGAATTCTCGGCACCGGTGGTTATCTCCCGGAGCGTGTGCTGACCAATGCCGATCTCGAAAAGATGGTCGAGACCAGCGACGAATGGATCCAGGAACGCACCGGAATTCGTGAACGCCACGTTGCCGCCGACGGCGAGACGACCTGCGACCTGGCCGAACACGCGAGCCGCCGGGCGATCGAGGCGGCCGGAATCAAGCCGGCGGATATCGATCTCATCGTGCTGGCGACCACGACGCCGGACAAGATTTTCCCGAGCACTGCATGTCTGTTACAGGCGCGGCTGGATATCCACGGCTGCCCCGCGTTCGACATCCAGGCGGTGTGCACGGGCTTCGTCTATGCGCTTTCGGTGGCCGACAAGTTCATCCGCGGCGGTGCGGCACGAACGGCACTGGTCATCGGCGCCGAGACCCTGAGCCGCATCGTCGACTGGACCGACCGCGGGACCTGCGTCCTGTTCGGCGATGGCGCCGGAGCGGTGGTTTTGGGTGCGTCGGACACACCCGGCATTCTGTCCACGCACCTGCACGCCGACGGTGCCTATGAACAGCTTCTGCACGTACCCGCGGGCATTTCGCTCGGTTACGAGCGCATGAAGGCCGGCGAGGCCTACGTCGAGATGCGCGGCAACGAGGTGTTCAAGATGGCCGTCAACACTCTCGGACGCATCGTCGACGAGACACTCGAAGCCAATTCGATGACCAAGGCGGATATCGACTGGCTGGTTCCACATCAGGCCAACAAGCGTATTATCGCGGCGACCGCGCGCAAGCTGGACATGGCGCTGGACCGCGTCGTGCTGACCGTCGGTGAGCACGGCAACACCTCGGCGGCCTCGGTCCCGCTGGCACTGGATGTCGCCGTCCGCGACGGCCGCATTCAACGCGGCGAGACCCTGCTGCTGGAGGCGTTCGGCGGCGGATTCACCTGGGGTTCGGCGCTTTGCAAATTCTGA
- the fabG gene encoding 3-oxoacyl-ACP reductase FabG gives MLENEIALVTGASRGIGRAIALELAAQGAKVVGTATTDEGAERISAMFADAGVAGSGVRLNVTDLESIEAALTATAERFGAPSLLINNAGITRDNLLVRMKNDDWDAIVQTNLTSVFHLSRLCLKSMMKARHGRIVNITSVVAASGNAGQTNYAAAKAGLIGFSKSLAREVGPRGITVNCVAPGFIATDMTEALGDKQRDALLASIPLGRLGRPEEVAACVAFLCAPNAAYVTGETLHVNGGMYMG, from the coding sequence ATGCTTGAGAACGAAATCGCGCTGGTGACCGGCGCCAGTCGCGGGATCGGCCGCGCGATTGCGCTGGAACTCGCCGCACAGGGCGCGAAGGTCGTCGGCACGGCGACCACCGACGAGGGCGCGGAACGTATCAGCGCCATGTTCGCGGACGCCGGTGTCGCCGGCAGCGGTGTGCGCCTGAACGTCACGGATCTGGAATCGATCGAAGCGGCCCTGACGGCAACAGCCGAACGTTTCGGCGCGCCGAGTCTGCTGATCAACAACGCCGGCATCACGCGTGACAATCTGCTTGTACGCATGAAGAACGATGATTGGGACGCGATCGTGCAGACGAACCTCACGTCGGTCTTTCATCTCTCACGGCTGTGTTTGAAGTCCATGATGAAGGCACGCCATGGCCGAATCGTGAACATCACCTCGGTCGTCGCGGCGAGCGGCAACGCCGGGCAGACCAACTATGCCGCGGCCAAGGCGGGCCTGATCGGGTTCAGCAAGTCGCTGGCGCGTGAAGTCGGTCCGCGCGGCATCACGGTGAACTGCGTGGCGCCGGGGTTCATCGCCACCGACATGACCGAGGCGCTGGGCGACAAGCAGCGCGATGCCCTGCTGGCCTCGATTCCGTTGGGTCGCCTCGGCCGCCCGGAAGAGGTCGCGGCCTGCGTGGCCTTCCTGTGCGCACCGAACGCCGCCTATGTGACTGGCGAAACCCTGCATGTCAACGGTGGCATGTACATGGGGTAA
- the fabF gene encoding beta-ketoacyl-ACP synthase II, whose product MKSSRRVVVTGLGLLSPLGVTVESSWARILAGESGIGPIEHFDVSAFPVRIAGSVRAYDPEQYFDRKELRRMDISIQYGVAAGYQAVEHAGLTDVQDTDSRIGVAIGAGMGGIMGIEHGYHTYLNGGPRKISPFFVPANIANMISGNVSIRYGFRGPNIAIVTACTTGTHNIGVAARMIAYGDADVMITGGAEMAESATSLGGFAQAKALSTRNDEPTRASRPWDRDRDGFVLASGAGVLVLEELEHAKARGAEILAELIGFGMSADAYHMTSPPPDGDGAARCMRAALNDAEIDVGEIDYINAHGTSTPAGDLAETQAVKGVFGHRAHSVAVSSTKSMTGHMLGAAGGAEAVFSVLALRDQVAPPTINLENPDPECDLDYVPNHAREMKIDTVVSNSFGFGGTNGTIVLRRFQG is encoded by the coding sequence ATGAAATCCTCGCGACGCGTTGTGGTCACCGGCCTCGGGTTGTTGAGCCCGCTGGGCGTGACGGTCGAATCGTCCTGGGCCCGAATCCTCGCCGGTGAATCCGGCATCGGTCCGATCGAACATTTCGATGTCTCCGCATTTCCCGTGCGGATCGCGGGGTCGGTGCGCGCATACGATCCGGAACAGTATTTCGACCGCAAGGAACTGCGGCGCATGGACATCAGCATCCAGTACGGCGTTGCCGCCGGCTACCAGGCCGTGGAGCACGCCGGACTGACCGATGTGCAGGACACCGACAGCCGCATCGGCGTTGCAATCGGTGCCGGCATGGGCGGCATCATGGGCATCGAGCACGGCTATCACACCTATTTGAACGGCGGGCCGCGCAAGATTTCGCCGTTCTTCGTGCCGGCGAACATCGCCAACATGATCTCGGGCAATGTGTCGATCCGCTATGGATTCCGTGGCCCGAACATCGCCATCGTCACCGCCTGCACGACCGGCACGCACAACATCGGCGTCGCCGCACGCATGATTGCCTACGGCGATGCGGATGTGATGATTACCGGCGGCGCGGAGATGGCTGAATCGGCAACCAGCCTGGGCGGTTTCGCACAGGCGAAGGCGCTTTCCACGCGCAACGACGAGCCCACGCGGGCAAGCCGCCCATGGGATCGCGACCGCGACGGTTTCGTGCTCGCCAGTGGCGCCGGCGTGCTGGTGCTTGAAGAACTCGAGCACGCGAAGGCTCGCGGGGCGGAAATTCTCGCCGAGCTGATCGGCTTTGGCATGAGTGCCGATGCCTACCACATGACCTCGCCACCGCCCGATGGCGATGGCGCCGCGCGCTGCATGCGCGCCGCGCTGAACGACGCCGAAATTGACGTCGGCGAGATCGATTACATCAATGCGCATGGCACCTCGACGCCGGCCGGCGACCTCGCCGAGACGCAGGCCGTCAAGGGCGTGTTCGGTCACCGTGCGCACAGCGTGGCAGTCAGCTCCACCAAGTCGATGACCGGCCACATGCTCGGCGCAGCCGGTGGGGCCGAGGCTGTGTTCTCGGTGCTGGCGCTGCGCGACCAGGTTGCCCCGCCGACGATCAATCTCGAAAATCCCGATCCCGAATGCGATCTCGACTACGTACCCAATCACGCGCGTGAAATGAAGATTGATACGGTCGTGTCGAACTCCTTCGGCTTCGGCGGAACGAACGGCACGATCGTTTTGCGGCGTTTTCAGGGTTGA
- a CDS encoding VWA domain-containing protein has protein sequence MADDRSKSLRTGGHAAVDAFLREVRAKPAVRTADPRGRLLFAMDATASREPTWDRAVGLQAEMFEAAASLGGIEVQLCYYRGHGEFHTGVWERRADSIIAGMTHVRCAAGLTQIARVLNHAIDEHKRRPLQALVFVGDVVEESPDALTRLAGQLGVRGLPAFVFQDGHEPGSAHTLRQIAHLSGGAYCPFDHASAAQLKALLQAVAVYCAGGRLALKQFSESASADVRRLTQQLDR, from the coding sequence ATGGCCGATGATCGTTCCAAATCGCTGCGTACGGGCGGGCATGCGGCCGTCGACGCGTTTCTGCGCGAGGTGCGGGCCAAACCCGCCGTGCGCACAGCCGATCCGCGCGGCCGGCTGCTGTTTGCGATGGACGCGACGGCCAGTCGCGAGCCGACCTGGGATCGCGCCGTCGGGTTGCAGGCCGAGATGTTCGAGGCAGCCGCTTCGCTGGGCGGCATCGAGGTGCAGCTGTGCTACTACCGCGGCCATGGTGAGTTTCATACCGGCGTCTGGGAGCGGCGCGCGGACTCGATCATCGCCGGGATGACGCACGTGCGCTGCGCGGCCGGGCTCACGCAGATTGCGCGCGTGCTCAACCATGCGATCGACGAACACAAGCGCCGCCCGTTGCAGGCGCTAGTTTTCGTCGGCGATGTCGTCGAGGAATCACCGGACGCACTCACCCGGCTCGCCGGCCAGCTCGGCGTACGTGGCCTGCCGGCATTCGTGTTTCAGGACGGCCATGAGCCGGGTTCGGCGCACACCCTGCGGCAGATCGCGCACCTGAGCGGCGGTGCGTACTGTCCGTTCGACCACGCCAGCGCCGCGCAGCTCAAGGCCCTGTTACAGGCGGTGGCGGTGTATTGCGCAGGCGGACGCCTGGCGCTCAAACAGTTCAGCGAATCGGCCAGTGCGGACGTGCGCCGCCTCACCCAGCAACTCGATCGCTGA
- a CDS encoding alpha/beta hydrolase gives MSGELAKILEYGVGALALGYLGICVLVWLFEPRLVYFPTRAAEGVTPSLRGLSFDDVEIATADGETLAAWWVPADDPDAPVVLFLHGNTGAITGRLDTLEILHGLGVSTLIVDYRGYGRSSGVPSEAGTYEDAAASWRHLTEIRGIAPGRIVLFGRSLGGGIAAWLATRVPARALVLESTFTSLPDVGARVYWWLPVRWISRIQYPTRERLGEVNMPVLIIHSADDELVPIGQGRALYDAAREPRRFLPIKGLHASGFFESGSTYRRGVAEFFREFVFDHGR, from the coding sequence ATGTCCGGAGAGTTGGCAAAGATCCTCGAATATGGTGTCGGCGCGCTCGCGCTCGGCTACCTCGGCATCTGTGTGCTGGTGTGGCTGTTTGAACCGCGCCTGGTCTACTTTCCGACCCGCGCCGCGGAAGGCGTCACGCCGAGCCTGCGCGGACTGTCCTTTGACGACGTCGAGATCGCCACCGCCGATGGCGAAACCCTCGCCGCGTGGTGGGTCCCCGCTGACGATCCCGACGCACCGGTGGTGCTGTTCCTGCACGGCAATACCGGTGCCATCACGGGCCGGCTCGACACGCTCGAAATCCTGCATGGGCTCGGTGTCAGCACGCTGATCGTGGACTATCGAGGCTACGGCCGCAGCAGCGGCGTCCCCAGCGAGGCCGGCACCTACGAAGACGCCGCCGCCAGCTGGCGCCATCTGACCGAAATCCGCGGCATTGCCCCAGGGCGAATTGTGCTGTTCGGTCGCTCGCTCGGGGGCGGCATCGCCGCCTGGCTGGCCACCCGCGTGCCGGCACGCGCGCTGGTCCTCGAATCGACCTTCACCTCGCTGCCGGATGTTGGCGCACGGGTGTACTGGTGGTTGCCGGTGCGCTGGATCAGCCGGATTCAGTACCCTACGCGCGAGCGGCTCGGGGAGGTGAACATGCCTGTGCTCATCATCCACAGCGCGGACGACGAACTCGTGCCGATCGGGCAGGGCCGGGCGCTGTATGACGCGGCACGCGAGCCCAGGCGATTTCTGCCGATCAAGGGGCTGCATGCAAGCGGTTTTTTTGAAAGCGGCTCGACCTATCGCCGCGGCGTCGCGGAGTTTTTCCGGGAGTTCGTATTCGACCATGGCCGATGA
- a CDS encoding lytic transglycosylase domain-containing protein: MLRSSAAKLITAVLLALPAAHASADIYRFVAPDGHVFLTDRPPHKGYKLVLRSRESNQPASSVADNRKRFRDLVQRSAQAASLSPELVDAVILMESAYDPRATSKKGAVGLMQLMPATARRFGVTDRHDPEQNVSGGTRYLRELLDRFDRDLRLALAAYNAGENAVESYGKQIPPYRETREYVRKVLDQYRRNIDGPG, encoded by the coding sequence ATGCTGCGTTCATCCGCAGCGAAGCTGATCACCGCGGTCCTGCTGGCCCTTCCCGCGGCGCACGCCAGCGCCGACATCTACCGTTTCGTCGCTCCCGATGGTCACGTATTCCTGACCGACCGACCGCCGCACAAGGGCTACAAGCTCGTTCTGCGCAGCCGTGAGTCGAACCAGCCGGCATCCTCGGTCGCCGACAATCGAAAACGGTTCCGCGATCTGGTCCAGCGTTCGGCACAGGCCGCCAGCCTGAGCCCCGAGCTCGTCGACGCGGTGATCCTCATGGAATCGGCCTACGATCCGCGCGCGACCTCGAAAAAGGGCGCGGTCGGGCTGATGCAGCTCATGCCGGCGACCGCAAGGCGTTTCGGCGTAACCGACCGCCACGATCCGGAGCAGAACGTGAGTGGCGGCACGCGGTATCTGCGCGAACTGCTCGATCGGTTTGACCGCGATCTGCGACTTGCCCTCGCGGCCTACAACGCCGGCGAGAACGCCGTCGAATCGTATGGCAAGCAGATTCCACCCTATCGGGAGACACGCGAGTACGTGCGCAAGGTCCTCGATCAATATCGGCGCAACATCGACGGACCAGGTTGA